A portion of the Rhinolophus sinicus isolate RSC01 linkage group LG03, ASM3656204v1, whole genome shotgun sequence genome contains these proteins:
- the AMN gene encoding protein amnionless isoform X1 produces MGALGLVLLWLQLCALTRAAYKIWVPNTDFDTAANWSQNRTPCVGAAAEFPADKMVSVLVRQGHSVTNMLLPLDGEFVLASGAGFSASHTSSDPDCSTGAPALFLDPDRFSWHDPRSWRSRDEVHGLFSVDAERVPCRHDDVVFPPNASFRVGLGARTIRVRSIWALGQKYTVNEDLMAFLESRAGRLHFHGSGALSVDPEACADPSGCLCGNSEAQPRICAALLQPLGGRCPSAACHDALRPEGQCCDLCGAILSLTHGPAFDLERYRARLLHDFLTLPQYQGLQMAVSKVLRPPRPREATGPEADTEVQVVLAETGPETGVAGRLARVLLADVAEHGEALGVLSATLRESGAPIGGGSAAGLERPGSGAGLAGAVAAALLLLLLALSAGALLLHRAGRLRWKKNEEAADGPAGAPLGFQNPMFNVAGSVELTPASQVDARNTSQIYFVNPLFAEAEA; encoded by the exons ATGGGCGCGCTGGGCCTGGTCCTGCTGTGGCTGCAGCTCTGCG CGCTGACCCGGGCCGCCTACAAAATCTGGGTGCCCAACACCGACTTCGACACTGCCGCCAACTGGAGCCAGAACCGGACCCCGTGCGTGGGAGCCGCTGCGGAGTTCCCTGCGGACAAG ATGGTGTCAGTCCTGGTGCGACAAGGTCACAGCGTCACCAACATG CTACTGCCGCTGGACGGGGAATTTGTCCTGGCCTCAGGAGCTGGATTCAGCGCCTCACACACCAGCTCGGACCCAGACTGTAGCACAG GTGCCCCAGCGCTCTTCCTCGACCCGGACCGCTTCTCGTGGCACGACCCGCGCTCGTGGCGCTCCCGCGATGAGGTGCATGGCCTCTTCTCTGTGGATGCCGAACGCGTGCCCTGCCGTCACGACGACGTCGTCTTTCCGCCCAACGCCTCCTTCCGGGTTGGCCTGGGCGCCCGCACCATTCGCGTCCGCAGCATCTGGGCTCTGGGCCAG AAGTACACGGTCAACGAGGACCTGATGGCCTTCCTGGAGTCCCGCGCCGGCCGCCTGCACTTCCACGGGTCCGGCGCGCTGAGCGTGGACCCCGAGGCCTGCGCTGACCCGTCGGGCTGCCTCTGCGGCAACTCTGAG GCGCAGCCACGGATTTGCGCAGCCCTGCTCCAGCCCCTGGGCGGCCGCTGCCCCTCCGCCGCCTGCCACGACGCTCTCCGGCCCGAGGGGCAGTGCTGCGACCTCTGTG GAGCCATCCTCTCGCTGACCCACGGCCCAGCCTTTGACCTGGAGCGGTACCGGGCGCGGCTGCTGCACGACTTCCTGACTTTG CCCCAGTACCAGGGCCTGCAAATGGCCGTGTCCAAGGTGCTGCGCCCGCCCCGGCCCCGCGAGGCCACGGGCCCGGAGGCCGACACAGAGGTCCAGGTGGTGCTGGCGGAGACCGGGCCCGAGACGGGCGTCGCGGGGCGGCTGGCCCGGGTCCTGCTGGCGGACGTCGCCGAGCACG GCGAGGCGCTCGGGGTCCTGTCGGCGACGCTCCGCGAGTCCGGCGCGCCTATCGGGGGCGGTTCGGCGGCGGGACTGGAGAGGCCAGGGTCGGGCGCGGGCCTGGCGGGCGCGGTGGCGGCCGcgctgctcctgctgctgctggcgCTGTCGGCGGGGGCGCTGTTGCTGCACCGCGCGGGCAGGCTCAG GTGGAAGAAGAACGAGGAGGCGGCCGACGGTCCGGCGGGGGCGCCCCTGGGCTTCCAAAACCCGATGTTCAACGTGGCAGGCTCGGTGGAGCTG ACCCCGGCCTCACAGGTGGACGCCAGGAACACCAGCCAGATTTACTTCGTTAACCCGCTGTTTGCAGAGGCCGAGGCCTGA
- the AMN gene encoding protein amnionless isoform X2, with protein sequence MGALGLVLLWLQLCALTRAAYKIWVPNTDFDTAANWSQNRTPCVGAAAEFPADKMVSVLVRQGHSVTNMLLPLDGEFVLASGAGFSASHTSSDPDCSTGAPALFLDPDRFSWHDPRSWRSRDEVHGLFSVDAERVPCRHDDVVFPPNASFRVGLGARTIRVRSIWALGQKYTVNEDLMAFLESRAGRLHFHGSGALSVDPEACADPSGCLCGNSEAQPRICAALLQPLGGRCPSAACHDALRPEGQCCDLCGAILSLTHGPAFDLERYRARLLHDFLTLPQYQGLQMAVSKVLRPPRPREATGPEADTEVQVVLAETGPETGVAGRLARVLLADVAEHGGRRTRRRPTVRRGRPWASKTRCSTWQARWS encoded by the exons ATGGGCGCGCTGGGCCTGGTCCTGCTGTGGCTGCAGCTCTGCG CGCTGACCCGGGCCGCCTACAAAATCTGGGTGCCCAACACCGACTTCGACACTGCCGCCAACTGGAGCCAGAACCGGACCCCGTGCGTGGGAGCCGCTGCGGAGTTCCCTGCGGACAAG ATGGTGTCAGTCCTGGTGCGACAAGGTCACAGCGTCACCAACATG CTACTGCCGCTGGACGGGGAATTTGTCCTGGCCTCAGGAGCTGGATTCAGCGCCTCACACACCAGCTCGGACCCAGACTGTAGCACAG GTGCCCCAGCGCTCTTCCTCGACCCGGACCGCTTCTCGTGGCACGACCCGCGCTCGTGGCGCTCCCGCGATGAGGTGCATGGCCTCTTCTCTGTGGATGCCGAACGCGTGCCCTGCCGTCACGACGACGTCGTCTTTCCGCCCAACGCCTCCTTCCGGGTTGGCCTGGGCGCCCGCACCATTCGCGTCCGCAGCATCTGGGCTCTGGGCCAG AAGTACACGGTCAACGAGGACCTGATGGCCTTCCTGGAGTCCCGCGCCGGCCGCCTGCACTTCCACGGGTCCGGCGCGCTGAGCGTGGACCCCGAGGCCTGCGCTGACCCGTCGGGCTGCCTCTGCGGCAACTCTGAG GCGCAGCCACGGATTTGCGCAGCCCTGCTCCAGCCCCTGGGCGGCCGCTGCCCCTCCGCCGCCTGCCACGACGCTCTCCGGCCCGAGGGGCAGTGCTGCGACCTCTGTG GAGCCATCCTCTCGCTGACCCACGGCCCAGCCTTTGACCTGGAGCGGTACCGGGCGCGGCTGCTGCACGACTTCCTGACTTTG CCCCAGTACCAGGGCCTGCAAATGGCCGTGTCCAAGGTGCTGCGCCCGCCCCGGCCCCGCGAGGCCACGGGCCCGGAGGCCGACACAGAGGTCCAGGTGGTGCTGGCGGAGACCGGGCCCGAGACGGGCGTCGCGGGGCGGCTGGCCCGGGTCCTGCTGGCGGACGTCGCCGAGCACG GTGGAAGAAGAACGAGGAGGCGGCCGACGGTCCGGCGGGGGCGCCCCTGGGCTTCCAAAACCCGATGTTCAACGTGGCAGGCTCGGTGGAGCTG A